GGGACGTCCGGGATCTTCTTCGTGACGTGGCGGAGCACCTCGAGGCCGGTCAGGCCCGGCATCCGCAGGTCGGTGACGATGACGTCCCCCCCCTCGGCTTCCACGCGCGCCAATCCTTCCCGCGGGTCGGCGAAGGGGAACACGTCGAAACCGTCCCGGCGCAGCGCGGCGACGACGCTCTGGAGGCTGTCGGCGTCGTCGTCGAAGACGAAGACGCGCCCCTGCCCCTTCTGGTTCACGTACGCCTCCCCTGCGGCAGCGCAAGCGGCAGGCGGCCGGGGAACATCGCCCGGAACTGCTCCTCGAACAGGAGCGCGACGGTCATCGTGGTCCCCTGCCCCTCCCGGCTGCGGACGTAGATCGCGCCTCCGTGCTGCTGAACGATCTGGCGGACGATCGAGAGCCCCAGGCCGCTGCCGTTCTTCCGGGTGGTGAAGAAGAGGCGGAAGATGCTGCGGCGGTCGGAGGGCGGGATCCCCCGGCCGTTGTCACGGATCCGCACGAAGGGGCGCCCCGCGCGCACACCGGTGGTCACGCGGATCACCTTCTCCTCCTTCTCCACCGCTTCCTGGGCGTTCAGCAGGAGGTTGAGCAGCGCCTGCTTCAACAATTTCTCGTCGGCCAGGATCGGCAGGGACGTGGGGTGGATCTTCGTCTTGAGGGAGATCCCCCGGTACCCGAGTTCCATCTCGAGGAACCGGAGCGTCTCCGACACGATCCGGTTGAGGTCGACCAGGGCAAGTTCCATCGCCGGGGGCCGGGCGAAGCGCAGGAAGCCCGAGAGCGTGTCGTTCAGCCGCTGCGTGACCTTGAGGTTGGCGCGGGCAAGGGAGAGGAGGTCCCCCTTCTGCGGAACGCCCTCCTCCGGCAGCTCGGAGAGCATCTCCTCGAG
The window above is part of the Deltaproteobacteria bacterium genome. Proteins encoded here:
- a CDS encoding ATP-binding protein, which translates into the protein LEEMLSELPEEGVPQKGDLLSLARANLKVTQRLNDTLSGFLRFARPPAMELALVDLNRIVSETLRFLEMELGYRGISLKTKIHPTSLPILADEKLLKQALLNLLLNAQEAVEKEEKVIRVTTGVRAGRPFVRIRDNGRGIPPSDRRSIFRLFFTTRKNGSGLGLSIVRQIVQQHGGAIYVRSREGQGTTMTVALLFEEQFRAMFPGRLPLALPQGRRT